taCCAGCGCGAGTTCTCGGCTGGAGCAAACATGCTCGTGCATACATGACATtatctggtcaaaatctcgtggcatACCGTCACTGAGTGTACTTTATTGCACGGCTTAAAGCTAATGAACATGAGTAACAATAAGAAGAAAGATATTctttaatatttgcaaaatacgtGTTGAAGCATGAAGTAGATTCCTATGGAGACGGTATGTTATACATCTGACGTAGATAACGGTACTGGGTTTATCAATTTTAaccatttcaaatgaaaagaaGATGTCGCAAGAGCACATATCAGCACGAAACTATTCACAATAACTCTTTACCAAAGCAAACACAACGTCCGTTAATTCATAGCCTTCCAACCTCCCGTGTCCATGAATAAATCTTCCTACATACTTTTAATTCAGGTTCTTCAAATGTTTGCTTACTTCTCTCTCTTACATTTGCACTTTTGTACGACTTTTCGTATTATAACATGAATTACAACTTtagaaaatattgaatattcatTACTTTGATGGCTGTACTGTCTCTGCTATTTGTAATAGTTTGGACGTTCAGAgactgttgtttatgtttagGCACTTTTCCCGACGAAGTTGTTAGGAGGGCGAGGGAAAGGGTTGCATCGCCACAGTCTGCCATCGATTGCTACACTTTCCTTCTATCCCAGCCAGAGGAGTCCGTCAGGTTTCTCTGGATCTTCTATCAATGAATTTCAAGTTCAGAGGTCTGTCCGGCAGGGCCAAGGTCGTCATTTTGACTTTCACATCGGTCGTAGATGTCAGAATAAAGTTTTGGCACAGCtgcaaaacagtaaaaaataacCCTAACAATTTAGAAGTGTCTGTCAAACATGTATAGTCGTAAAATTGCAGACCCAGGCAAACACTAAAGAATATACTACCTGACTGaacacttttttgaaatttacgTGATCTTAGAAAGGTCACTAGTTTCACACAGCCAGGGGTGTCTATCTAAGCAAACACAAAGGTTAACATAAACAAGATTAGGCTCCAGTGATATTAAAGGGGGACTAGCAATGTGTAGGAAAATCTgagcaaatatttcattgatttttttcctgCATATAAGTAAAGGTTTTAGTCCACTTCCATgtaacaaaaaatatataagaCACAGGCAGTGCCAATACTTCAATTAAAGACAATTAATTGACGTAAAACTAACCCTTGCCAATGTCAGGTATATTTCTAGCTCAGCAAGCCTCTTCCCTgtgaaaacaatagaaaaatcGTCTTCTTAGTTAGGGAGTGATACGTTATTCTAGATGACATTAATAGCCAAACATTCaatacaaaaacacaaacacacacacgcatataatatatgtacatacatacacacacatatacatacatacatacatacatacatacatacatacatacatacatacatacatacatacatacatacatacatacatacatacatacatacatacatacatacatacatacatacatacatacatacattatacacacaagcagaccgacagacagtcagacagtcagacaaacaaacatatgcatatacatgtacctaaaTATCGAAAGAAAAAACTCACCAATGCACATCCGCGGTCCGTAGCCAAACGGTAAGGACTTGAATCCGTAGAAGTGTTCTTTTTCAACTCGAATCCATCTCTCTGGTCGGAATTCTAGCGGATCCGAGAAACATTTTGGATCTCGACTCATCAGCCACATCTGCCCAACTATGGCTGTCTGTCAAAATAATTGAGAAACTGTATTTGTCGGGTATGCCCTACATTTGTCTGGCCTGTGAATACACCAGATACCTGTGAATCACGATGTCCAGGCCAAGGCTATTCATTTTAACACACCGTATAGAAAGTGATACTTTATTACTTGCCATGATCGGGTCGATACAGAGCGCAACATTTTGGTAGAAACATCAAAAACTGCGATCAGAGTAACGCTTACGGCTACTTACCCCGGCTGGTATCTGGTAACCGCCGACTGAAATATCTTTGTCCAGTATCCTAGCCAAATTGGCGATTGGAGGGTATAATCTAGATCAGGTAAAGTAAGCCGTTTATTAACAAACGTAACCGACCAATTTATGAGAACGATTACTTGGCTTAGGGAAGTACAATACGAGCTTTTTCCAAATGATCATGTTATCCTAAAAGCCATTTCAGTATGACGGTAATACTGTTatatttttctttactttttcgGCATATTGATAGTGTTTTATGTCCCTAATGCAAAAGTAATGTATTTCGGCAGATACAACCAGTTGAtagtaaatttaaaacaaactCGTTCGAATTTCGCAACGTACACACTTTATTTCATGTTATATCAAGCgaaatgatgacgtcatagattATCATGGCTGCTACGTATATCTGGCCTGAGCTTGAAATCATTCACAAGAAAATTAGGATTGAAGACTAATTACTACCTCATAGACTCCCTGACAATTGCTTTCAAGTAAGGCATTTGATTGACATGTTCGGGTGTTGGCGTCTCTCCTCTCGGTACGACCCGCTCAGTTTCCTCGTACAGGGCATCCTGGACTCGTGGGTGCTTGGCGAAGCAGTACAAAGTCCACAGCATAGTGTTCGCTGTCTGCAACCAAGAATACGAGTTTTTGATCACGTGCATCAGCTTCAGGAAAGCGACatttcacccccccccccgagacTATTTCTACTTATCGTTGCGACTTAGCCGATTTCCGGACTTTATTACCATTTCTCAAAGAAAACTTCAAATACAGACTGCAAACACCGATTCCCGATAactgtgaaatttcaaaaaatcacaGAACTTGGCAGCAATTTTTAAAGGCCCTGACTATATCCTTTGCCTCTACTTTTCCTAGCTGTGTCTGGGATTCTCTTATGCCACATTCAACGTTCGTAGGATAAAATTAACAGCCTGAGGGTACAATAAGCGCAACTGAAGAAATTACTGAGatatccctggttctcgcattagtggagttctcctcccagtcaaacacttggccagtacaatgtttgatttctataacattaaatacacaaactgatcgcaaccttttgtcacattttgctaatcctgcaaacagagtttatgcaagcttttgattgacggtcggttcaacttgccaacggtcattgattcctcACCAAAAACGCTTAATTTCCtacaaaattgtcttccagtcgcgctagactttgaatataacacagagttcgatcggcagcaacttcgcgctgaccgcttggcagtctgtctgcattATTACgaccggggaaaactaaaagtggcattttctggagcgtgagCCCGcttgttgcctgtttggtgtcacttacacagtgaacgccgccataccttggcggccttttaaagggaggctccgcctttaaggtTTTAGTTCCGATGCTGTATACATGAGAGGGTTGAGAAACGTTTTTTCGttgcattttcaattttagCTTGCTCTGACAGACTTAattaaaaatactggaaaatatatatatattaacctCACCGTATCGACAGTTGCAGCCAGCAACTCCGTCGCATTGGCATAAATTTCATCGACGCTAAGTGTTCCCTTCGTAATCATGTACGTGACAAGATCGGCCCCTTCTATACCTATGTCCTCTGCAGCAGCCATTCTCTTAGTGACGTCATCATTTTCTCGTCGATCAGCTCCTTCGCTGTGAAGATATGAAACGAAGAAAATTACCACTCGCCCGCTTTGTATGTGTACGTACACACacaccaacacacacacacacacacacacacacacacacacacacacatacacgtgtacTATGACTTGTGAGACGCCAGTTATAATGACACTTATGGACCCCTATGTTGCTTTAGTGTTAgaaccacaaaaacaaaataattctaaAGTATTCCAGTCAGACTACACATAAATcataaaagtttttagaaataagcataaatgacatttctgtagcAGTGTAGACTTATGAAGCCATCCTGGGCTGACCTGAATTATGGATCCGATGGGTGTGATTTATATGCACCCCATAAGCAGTAAAAGTGTGGCCATTTTACAATATAGTACATAGTAAGGCCTTTGAGAGTTTATTTTTCTGcatatgtcaaatttgacaAGAACCACATCAACTTCCATTGTTGTTGCTATTTCCTTGGCAAAATATTTAGGAACTTGATTGGTGGTCATCCACTCTCTTACTTTATCATTTTCCTGGAGTCTCTTAGTACCGCCTTTCTctatcactgcatgaaaagccaataatacttactgtatttgcatggattattgcctgtattttagctgaagagtgcatatacaggtgaatacagttattaatccattgcttgtattcagcaagcctgtattcacgtggattcatgtgaattcacgtgtattattcaataatacagtcaactcatcaatgtgaatttatctgtattattgcgttttcatgcagtgtatatAGTCAGAAGAGTGAACATAGGGACGTAGATGAAAAGAAAGCACTGCAGCAATGACTAGTCAATGTACATCACCAATTTCAccaatctactttctgagaatccttgcctcactaacttttgtgcTAACAGTCCGTGTCTCACTCAAAAGTCTTCATATGCATTgaatgctctactgtatctaagatgttatgaaatatatatatcataagctggagatgatggtatattggttgacaaaaaggaaaagtttataatttcaaaattgaatgtgATATGCAACGAATTTAAGAGGAAAAGTGGGGacatttatacactcatggtatttatagtacgCAGTAAGACCATATGGTGTATTGGAAGAGGAAAGGtggggccatttatacactcatggtatttatagtacacagtaagaccatgtgtgtgtatctgtaagaggaaaggtggggccatttatacactcatggtatttatagtacacagtaagaccatgtgtgtgtatctgtaagaggaaaggtggggccatttatacactcatggtatttatagtacacagtaagaccatgtgtgtgtatctgtaagaggaaaggtggggccatttatacactcatggtatttatagtacaaAGTAAGATCTTGTTGTGTGTTTTAACAAGAACATACCAGATTAAGAATAAAATGTAACTTCAACCTTAGACAGCAACCAACTACACACATGATGAATGATTTGTTGGTCTTATTTTTgatatcagttgatatgttATCT
This region of Ptychodera flava strain L36383 unplaced genomic scaffold, AS_Pfla_20210202 Scaffold_162__1_contigs__length_58692_pilon, whole genome shotgun sequence genomic DNA includes:
- the LOC139126917 gene encoding cytochrome P450 27C1-like, which translates into the protein MAAAEDIGIEGADLVTYMITKGTLSVDEIYANATELLAATVDTTANTMLWTLYCFAKHPRVQDALYEETERVVPRGETPTPEHVNQMPYLKAIVRESMRLYPPIANLARILDKDISVGGYQIPAGTAIVGQMWLMSRDPKCFSDPLEFRPERWIRVEKEHFYGFKSLPFGYGPRMCIGKRLAELEIYLTLARLCQNFILTSTTDVKVKMTTLALPDRPLNLKFIDRRSRET